A genome region from Bifidobacterium coryneforme includes the following:
- a CDS encoding glycosyltransferase, with product MLTVSIVIPAWNEEDRIGDCLVNATRQSQAPLEVLVVDNKSTDRTAAIVQDFIDRNPDQHVELLHQDKDQGLIPSRNYGLDRAKGDILGRIDADCMLRPNWVEVVSRTFTEDPDAMGATGPVAYYDMPGKKIGLKGDDTIRKAIYRADDGQYLLYGSNMALRATAWKAIRNEVCRDKADILHEDVDVSLHLIDQGFKTVYCKDMNAGISARRMDTSFTSFRHYMQRFKNTFDAHPQHTREQKPEHTLYALYPILRAFYPVYQKYLESADINPAERVWISEQMELFHRHEQEMDQED from the coding sequence ATGTTGACCGTTTCCATAGTCATTCCTGCCTGGAACGAGGAGGATCGCATAGGTGATTGCCTCGTCAATGCCACCAGGCAAAGTCAGGCCCCGCTCGAGGTTCTGGTCGTGGACAACAAGTCCACCGACCGCACAGCGGCCATCGTCCAGGACTTCATCGACCGCAATCCCGACCAGCACGTGGAACTTCTCCATCAGGACAAGGACCAGGGATTGATTCCCAGCCGGAACTACGGGCTGGACAGGGCCAAGGGTGACATTCTCGGCCGAATCGATGCTGACTGCATGCTGAGACCGAACTGGGTCGAGGTGGTCAGCCGTACTTTCACCGAGGACCCGGATGCCATGGGGGCCACCGGCCCTGTCGCATACTACGACATGCCCGGAAAGAAGATCGGCCTTAAGGGCGATGACACCATACGTAAGGCCATCTATCGTGCCGACGATGGCCAGTACCTGCTGTATGGCTCCAACATGGCACTTCGCGCCACGGCATGGAAGGCCATCCGCAACGAGGTCTGCAGAGACAAGGCCGACATTCTGCACGAGGATGTCGATGTCTCCCTCCACCTGATCGACCAGGGGTTCAAAACCGTCTACTGCAAGGACATGAACGCGGGCATATCGGCCCGCAGGATGGATACCTCCTTCACCTCCTTCCGCCACTACATGCAGCGGTTCAAGAACACCTTCGACGCCCACCCCCAGCACACTCGCGAACAGAAACCGGAACACACGCTTTACGCCCTCTATCCGATCCTGCGGGCCTTCTACCCCGTTTACCAGAAGTACCTGGAATCAGCTGACATCAACCCGGCGGAACGGGTATGGATCAGCGAGCAGATGGAGCTCTTCCACCGCCATGAGCAGGAGATGGATCAGGAAGACTGA
- the galE gene encoding UDP-glucose 4-epimerase GalE produces MSVMVTGGCGYIGAHVVHALQEAGTEVVVVDDLSYGKPSRIGNARLYGADVAAPGADERLIEIIRENDVDSVIHFAARKQVGESMEKPIWYYRQNLNGMINVLAAMAKTDAKKLVFSSSAATYGEPPVDVVPEDVQPMLPINPYGQTKLVGEWMARSCEKPHGIRFCALRYFNVAGCGPVELEDPAILNLIPMLFDRLKQGKAPAIFGDDYPTPDGTCVRDYIHVSDLADAHIAALGYLNQDERKYDAFNVGTGEGTSVRQIVDEVKKVTGLPFTEAVKPRRAGDPPHLIGDPSRINTEMGWHAKYNVHDIVESAWEAWQANPDHHIDVATWNQTD; encoded by the coding sequence ATGTCAGTTATGGTTACAGGTGGATGTGGGTACATCGGTGCCCATGTGGTCCACGCCCTGCAGGAAGCCGGCACGGAGGTCGTTGTGGTCGACGACCTGAGCTACGGCAAACCCTCCCGCATTGGCAATGCCCGTCTTTACGGAGCAGACGTAGCCGCACCCGGAGCCGATGAACGCCTGATTGAAATCATCAGGGAGAACGATGTCGACTCGGTCATCCACTTCGCCGCCCGCAAGCAGGTCGGAGAGTCGATGGAGAAGCCCATCTGGTACTACCGACAGAATCTGAACGGCATGATCAATGTCCTGGCAGCCATGGCCAAGACGGATGCCAAGAAGCTGGTCTTCTCAAGCTCGGCCGCCACCTACGGCGAGCCCCCTGTCGACGTGGTGCCCGAGGACGTTCAGCCCATGCTCCCGATCAACCCCTACGGGCAGACCAAACTCGTTGGCGAGTGGATGGCCCGGTCCTGCGAAAAACCTCATGGCATCCGTTTCTGCGCCCTGCGCTATTTCAACGTAGCCGGCTGCGGACCCGTGGAACTCGAAGATCCCGCCATCCTCAACCTCATCCCCATGCTCTTCGATAGGCTCAAGCAGGGCAAGGCGCCAGCCATCTTCGGCGACGACTACCCTACCCCCGATGGCACCTGCGTACGCGACTACATCCACGTTTCCGACCTGGCCGATGCCCACATCGCAGCCCTGGGATACCTGAACCAGGATGAACGCAAGTACGACGCCTTCAATGTCGGAACCGGAGAGGGCACCTCGGTCCGCCAAATCGTCGACGAGGTCAAGAAGGTCACCGGTCTCCCCTTCACCGAGGCCGTCAAACCGCGCCGCGCAGGCGACCCGCCACACCTCATCGGCGACCCCTCTCGCATCAATACGGAAATGGGCTGGCATGCCAAGTACAACGTGCACGACATCGTCGAGTCCGCATGGGAGGCATGGCAGGCCAATCCAGACCACCACATCGACGTGGCCACCTGGAACCAGACCGACTGA
- the trmB gene encoding tRNA (guanosine(46)-N7)-methyltransferase TrmB: MSTETQSNAGRRSIVSYVRRSEKLNDRLARAWSEYSSRYLLDLGQAEGSLAVGEGFRFDSATVESIWGRKAPLIVEIGSGQGENVVASAREHPDWNYLALEVYQPGLAHTMLMAGKSELDNLRLAQVNAPDLLTRMESGLIAEVWTFFPDPWPKMKHHKRRLVQPALADDLADCLEPGGVWRIATDIEDYALHVHEVMDANPRFRNLGNLQVSLPTQHVGKGTADQAETLPHAAFMESDRFDGRIVTNFERKGIEAGRVIHDLTYQVSPVR; this comes from the coding sequence ATGAGCACAGAAACACAGAGCAATGCCGGCCGGCGGTCCATCGTCTCGTATGTGAGGCGGTCCGAGAAACTCAACGACCGACTGGCGAGGGCCTGGTCTGAGTATTCCTCCCGTTATCTTCTCGACCTGGGCCAGGCAGAGGGTTCGCTGGCGGTAGGTGAGGGTTTCCGCTTTGATTCCGCAACGGTCGAATCGATCTGGGGCAGGAAGGCCCCACTGATTGTGGAAATCGGATCCGGTCAGGGGGAGAATGTTGTTGCTTCGGCCCGGGAGCATCCCGATTGGAATTACCTGGCCCTGGAGGTCTATCAGCCAGGGTTGGCCCATACCATGTTGATGGCGGGGAAATCCGAACTGGATAATCTGCGTCTTGCCCAGGTCAACGCCCCGGACCTCCTGACCCGAATGGAATCAGGACTGATCGCCGAAGTCTGGACCTTCTTCCCCGACCCCTGGCCCAAGATGAAGCATCACAAGCGTCGTCTGGTCCAACCGGCTCTGGCTGATGACCTGGCGGATTGCCTGGAACCTGGAGGGGTCTGGAGAATAGCGACCGACATCGAGGATTATGCGCTGCATGTGCACGAGGTGATGGACGCGAATCCGCGATTCAGAAACCTGGGCAATCTGCAGGTAAGTCTGCCCACCCAGCATGTCGGCAAGGGAACGGCAGACCAGGCCGAGACCCTTCCTCATGCTGCCTTTATGGAGTCTGATCGGTTCGACGGCAGAATCGTGACCAACTTCGAGCGGAAAGGCATCGAAGCAGGTCGGGTCATCCATGATCTGACGTATCAGGTCTCTCCCGTACGGTGA
- a CDS encoding elongation factor G, with protein MVKRIVVGMLAHVDAGKTTLSEAMLYQGGRIRRLGRVDHGDAYLDTSDLERQRGITIFSKPAQLTYRDVDLTLVDTPGHMDFAAEMERTLSVLDYALLVIDATSGLEGYADTLWRLLARYGVPTFIFVNKLDAVGADATRILDACRHRWSPGCFDLSRGLDCNDAEDVALLDEGIMDEYLKSGCIADESLARLVADRRLFPCFFGSALRLDGVDALLEGLERYTLSPVYGTEFGARVFKISHDDKGARLSWLKVTGGDLPVKSSLDTEVGRPTGDSGKADCTGANETVDQLRVYSGSTYTLTDCARAGGIVAATGLDLTRPGQGLGCEWKDQTPVMEPVLTYAVVTEGLDPHSVLHALRILEDEDPLLHVVWQERLREIHLRLMGQVQLEVIQEELDRRFGIQVSFSQGGILYRETIAAPIEGVGHFEPLRHYAEVHLLLEPTEPGSGLSFASDCSLDRLDGNWQRLIMTHLAEKEHLGVLTGAPITDMRITLLDGRGHIKHTEGGDFRQATYRAVRQGLMKAHNILLEPWYHFRLTIPQANLGRAMSDIYRMKGNFAEPQTDGDAVELEGDAPVSQMRDYAMEVSTYSHGCGHLTCVFNGYRPCQDQDAVVDSVGYDPESDLESTSDSVFCAHGAGYTVKWNRVEDFMHLPGGAYI; from the coding sequence ATGGTCAAGAGGATAGTGGTGGGGATGCTGGCTCATGTCGATGCCGGCAAGACCACGCTCTCAGAGGCCATGCTGTATCAGGGAGGACGGATTCGCCGTCTGGGCAGGGTCGATCATGGCGATGCCTATCTGGACACCTCGGATCTGGAGCGGCAGCGTGGTATCACCATCTTCTCCAAGCCGGCCCAGCTGACCTATCGAGATGTGGATCTGACCCTTGTCGATACACCCGGCCATATGGATTTCGCCGCCGAGATGGAACGGACCTTATCGGTGTTGGACTATGCCCTTCTCGTTATCGACGCCACCTCCGGGTTGGAGGGATATGCCGACACGCTTTGGCGACTTCTGGCACGATATGGGGTACCCACCTTCATCTTCGTCAACAAGCTCGATGCAGTAGGTGCCGATGCCACCCGCATTCTCGATGCATGCAGGCATCGTTGGTCTCCGGGCTGCTTTGATTTGAGTCGAGGACTTGATTGCAACGACGCGGAGGATGTTGCCCTGCTTGACGAGGGCATCATGGATGAATACCTCAAGTCCGGATGTATTGCGGATGAGAGTCTGGCAAGATTGGTGGCTGATCGCCGTCTCTTTCCCTGTTTCTTCGGATCCGCCCTTCGGCTGGATGGGGTGGATGCCCTTCTTGAAGGACTGGAGCGGTACACCCTATCGCCCGTGTACGGTACGGAGTTCGGTGCCAGGGTCTTCAAGATATCGCATGACGACAAGGGCGCCAGATTGTCCTGGCTTAAGGTGACTGGTGGTGATCTGCCAGTCAAATCCTCTTTGGATACGGAGGTGGGCAGACCCACCGGGGATTCCGGGAAGGCCGACTGTACTGGGGCCAACGAGACGGTTGACCAGCTCCGTGTCTATTCCGGGTCCACCTATACCTTGACGGACTGTGCCCGGGCAGGCGGCATCGTGGCGGCAACCGGCCTGGACCTGACCCGACCTGGGCAGGGTCTCGGGTGTGAGTGGAAGGACCAGACGCCGGTTATGGAGCCGGTGCTTACCTATGCGGTGGTGACTGAGGGGTTGGACCCACACTCGGTGTTGCACGCATTGCGCATCTTGGAAGATGAAGATCCCCTCCTGCACGTGGTCTGGCAGGAACGGCTCCGGGAGATTCACCTGCGCCTCATGGGTCAGGTTCAGTTGGAAGTGATACAGGAGGAGCTGGATCGACGATTCGGCATACAGGTCTCCTTCAGTCAGGGCGGGATTTTATACAGGGAGACGATTGCGGCTCCGATTGAAGGGGTCGGGCATTTCGAGCCCCTCCGACACTATGCCGAAGTCCACCTGCTCCTGGAACCCACAGAGCCGGGGAGTGGTCTCAGTTTCGCATCGGACTGCAGCCTCGACCGTCTAGACGGGAACTGGCAACGGCTCATCATGACCCACCTGGCTGAAAAGGAGCACCTGGGGGTTCTGACGGGAGCACCCATTACCGATATGCGCATCACCCTCTTGGACGGCCGCGGGCACATCAAACACACAGAGGGAGGGGATTTCCGCCAGGCCACCTACCGGGCCGTCCGACAGGGGCTGATGAAGGCGCACAATATCCTGCTGGAGCCTTGGTATCATTTCAGGCTCACCATCCCCCAGGCGAATCTGGGCAGGGCCATGTCGGATATCTACCGGATGAAGGGGAACTTTGCGGAGCCGCAGACGGACGGCGATGCTGTCGAACTGGAGGGGGACGCGCCGGTATCGCAGATGCGCGATTACGCCATGGAGGTCAGCACCTACAGCCATGGCTGCGGGCATCTGACATGCGTCTTCAACGGATATCGCCCCTGCCAGGACCAGGACGCAGTGGTGGATTCCGTCGGTTATGACCCTGAATCCGATCTGGAGAGCACCTCTGACTCGGTCTTCTGCGCCCACGGGGCCGGGTATACGGTCAAATGGAACAGAGTGGAGGATTTTATGCATCTTCCCGGCGGTGCGTATATCTGA